The nucleotide sequence GAGATCGATATTATCTTTATTGTGTTCAGAGATATAAGAGAGAAATGACTTTATGACAGTGATATGAAGATTCTTTGTATTGACAGACTTATTGCCAAGATTGTTTAGATATTCAAGTATAAATTCTCTGTTGATATCATAAATTGAGTTTATACAATTTTCTTCATCTTTTAAAGCATAGAACCCATAAAAACTATCTAATACTCTTTTATAGTTCAATATTGTATTTTTTGCAAGATTTAAAGTTTTTTTCTCATTCAGGTAACTTTTTATCCATTTATCTAAAATAAACAACTGGTCTTTCTCCATATTTTTTGTCCTGTTCTCTTGAAAATTCTTGTTTATTATAACACAATGTTGGATTATGTAATACTTTTAAGGGGTAGAATGGTATTAAATCACTTCCTTTTTAAGGTTTAGCATACATGCACTTTTTTGATATTATTGTTATCTGTCATACTTTTTGTATATTTTTACAATTTTAAATATAATATCTTTAATAAAATTACATAAAGGTTATCAAATGGAAGAAAATGAGTATATAGGGAAAAGAGTGAATTTAGATATTAAAAATATCAAAAGAATAAAGATAATAGCTACTCTTCTTGAAAACGAGGTAAAAAACCTCAATGAAAAGAAAAAGCTGGATTATGTCATCAATAAGGCTATAGAGTCATATTATGGATCCGATGAGATCAAAGAGCTTCTTGAGCTCTAATACCACTACCTTCCTTTATCGTGAAGTAAATGGTAAAGTGAGATATTACAAGATTAAAACCTACCTTACCCTTTTTGGAGAGTACCTTTTGATTCGTGAGTGGGGTGGTATTGATAATAAAAATGCTACTGGGCAGAAACAAAGCTATTTTTCGAGTTTATCTGACCTTAAAAATACTCTGAATAAGACAGTTCATCTAAAAAGTCAACGAGGGTACTCACAAACCTTGAACCAGACAATATCCTAATTATTTATTAATACTAAAAAGCAGAAAAATAGTTTAATTAAAAATGAAAATACTTAAACAATATATAGTACTGTATTATTACCAGTGTTTACAATATAAATATTTTTAATATCTATATTGTATTTCTATTAAAACTTAAGTTATTTGAAGATTTTCATTAATCAATTCATCTCGTAAAAAATTATCAATTATCTCATACTCCCCTCTCCTTAGATGTCTCAGATGTCCCATATCTACTAAATACTTCCTTTTTTGCTGTAGTGAACTTGAATCAAGTACCTGTTTCTGATGATTAGCCATACGGAAAAGTACATCATGTAGATGCTCTTTCATTCTGATTTCTTTAAGATACTCCATCACAAGATCATGCATCTCCTCTTGCGCAGCTTGATAACATTGATCAATTATAGCCTTTGTTATTGTTTTAATATCTTCCTCCAGCATCTTAAACTCTATCATTTGTAAAACCAGCATGGTATTTGCAGGATGTCCTCCGCATCGATCAATTAGATGATCCAAAAGTACATCATTTTCAAATATAATTCTCCGACTTTTGAATGCCTGGGATACCTCTTTGCTAAGCTCATCCTTATCAAACGGAGCCAGTGTAATTTTTCGTGAAAAATTATAAAACGGTGCACTTTTAGTTTCAAAAATAGTTGTCATCATCGTTGTATTGGATCCAGCAAAGATATAGCATATATTCTCATGGTGCTGTATTTCAGCTCGCATCACTTCATAAATATCTATCTCATTACTCATATTCACCGCATCTTGGAACTCATCAAAAACGATATAGAGTGGATGATGCAACTCTTTGGAGAGTTTTCCTAAAAGCTCTAAAATCATAATAAGCTTATCTTCCTCATTTTTATCAGAAGCGAAAAGTTCAACAGATGCCTCAAATAAAGTAACATCAACCTTAACTGTACTGCGATGTTTTTTTAAAAATGTAATGATATTTTCCTGTATCTGTTTAATGGCACCTCGCAATCCCATTTGTGAATAGATATACTCCATCAGTTGAGTATTAAATAGTTCTAGTCTTGGTATTTTTCTAAAATCCACATAAAAGTATTCCTGATTAATATCAAGTAATGTTTGTTTTATAAGTGAAGTTTTTCCATAGCGTCGTGGTGCTTTAAGTGTGAAAGATTGTGTACCTTTTAAAAGCTGATGGATAGTATTTCTAATTTCATGTCTGTCGTAAAAAGATTCATTTGTTACAACCTTACCATAGGGGAATAGCATAATATTTCCTTCTCAATAAAAAGTATTGATTATATATTATATTGATATTTTAATACATACTTTTTATTTATTATACTATATAATGATATAATAATCAATATTTATTATTGATTGAGTTAAAATTACTTATTTAGCCTGAAATATTTTACATTAAATCTAAATTTTTAAAGACTCCAAATTATATATATTCCATTGTCACGCTTCTTTTAATAAAAAATAAGAGACCTACTCAGATTTCAAAAGAGTATTATTTTAATAAAAGCACTACCATGAAAAAATACATTCATTACATAAATTTGAAAAGAAATCGTAAATATTCACTTAATATTTTAGAGCTTAAATAATTTGAATAAAGCTGTATTTTTACAATAATATACAACTTATATTTTTGTATACTCTCCCTTAATTATTATGCATAATGTATAAAACTATCTAATTTGGAATATAGAAAGGAAAGTTAGTTCCTTCAAATAAGATCTTGATAAAAAGTATTATTCTGAAGTAATTATTGATCTATGTCGGTTATCTATAGGTACGGTTAAGGAATATAAACTATCAAGTGAATTAAAATAGTTAAAGGTGTGTTAAATTGGAATAAAAAATCTAAAGGTGCGTTATTTTGGAGCCAAAGGTGAGCTTTTTTGGAGTAAAAATTGCTAAAGGTGCTCTTTTTTGGAGCAAAAAAAGCTAAAAGTGCTATATTTTGGAGTAAAAGAAGTATATTTAGTTGTATTTTGTTTATATAAATTATTATATAAACAAAAATTGCACAGTTTGTATGCTTTTTTTTCAAATTGTGCACCTGAAAGTCTAAGAAAGTCCAAATTGTGCACCTGAAACTTTTTTTGCCCCCTATTTAACGGTGTTGTGGGGCGTGCTTAATGGGATAGAGTATTAGTGTTATAGCATCTAGCAGAAGTTCAAATTCTGTCAACAAGATGCTTTTATCTGACACAGCACTTTTACTTATTATTTAATTGCCTTTAATTCATCCGCAAAATAATCAATGTCTTCATACACATGCACATAGGTGTACTTTCTAACCAAGTCTTTTTTTGCATCCTTATATTCTGAATCAGTATTTTCATTTGTTTCTGCATCTTCTCCATAAAAAGCATTTCCGAGTTCCCTTATTTCTTTTTTATAAGTGATGTCTGAATTTTTTATAACATCAATTACAGAATTAAACATAACTTCTCCGTTGCCTGAGTTTGCAGTTGCCTCTTTGTATTCTTTTACAACAAGAAGTGGCATTGCTTCTTTTTGAAGATACTCGAAATCTTCTGGTTTTAATCTATCTTCCAAAACTTCTAATGCTACATCACTTAGAGATTTATTCTCTCCTCTTGATTTGCTTATCATATATGCACTAATCTTGTTGGCAATAGGACATATTTTAACTTCGCTATCAACCTCTCTAATAAATTTAACAGTATTTAGCATTCCTCTGATAAAATTATTTTCAAGATAAAAAGGGATTAGAATTATAGCTTTATAAAATGCTACTGATTGGAAAAGATATTTAATTGCATTATTTGTATCATCACCACCGCTAACATCAATAATTAGGTATTCATTATCTTTATGAGACCTTGAGAACTTATCAAGACTGTCCGTAAAATGATCCATGAATGCTTTTTTTCCTGTTTTTATTTTATGTGACAGTTTTAGTTGGCTGTCTCTATCAAATTGGAAATTATTATCATTGTTGTTATCTAGAAATGCAACTTTTATTTCTATATCTTTCTTTTCTTCTGATGCTTTTAGCAATGCTAGTGGTAGAAATTGAACAGCTATAGTTGTTTTTCCTGAACCACCTTTTTGACCCATTGTTATAATTATATTTTTTATATTTGTTCCTTTTGAAATTTTATAATATGACTATCAACCGTTTTAAGCCACTTGTTGTTTATTGATTTTAACAACAAACAACTTTCTTCAAAGTTAATAGTTGTTTCATTTATGTTGTATCTCTTGTGAATTTCATCTATAAGAAATGATAGTTTACTTTTAGCAACCATATCGTTATACTCAACCGCTTCTTTTAATTGAGTATAACGAATTAATCTATATCCCTTACCACCAGGTCTTGTATAATCATGTAGGTCTTGCTTTCTAATAAATCCCATGTTGAGCCATTCTTTTCCTTCAAGAGTAAAGATTTTAAGATTTTTACAATACATTCCAATCTTTACTTCATCTTTTGGAAGTTCCCACTCTTGCAGTATCTCATCTATTGTTCTTTCAATATCTGCTTTACCGTTTCCAATACCCTCCTTATATAGTTTTTTTACTATGTATGAAATGTTGTGAGTGATATATCCTCTAGTAGCACTTCCTTTTTTTGCTTCTCTAATCATAGATAGCTTTCTAACCTCTGGGTATCTGTTTCCATACTCATCGTAAACGCAAAACATTCCGATTTCTGGATAAGACGATTTCCCTCGCTTTAAAATATCTCTGTTTGCACCATGAAACACATAATCAAAATAACCCTCTGCCTCAATCTCTAGATCTGAAAATATTTCAACTCTTGAAAACTTTTTATATATCTCTTCTTGTTTTGTATCAAAATCATCATAGGTATACCAAAGTTCTTGTTTATATGGATGCTCCATATCAGATGGTACTAATGGTAAGGTTGCATGTTTTGATATTTCAATTTTTCCTTCTTGAGATTTATTGTGATTTTCATGTTGCGTATCAATATAATTTTCTTCTAAAATTTCATCACTATTATCTAGGATTTTCATTAATTCTTTTTTTTCTTCAACTAAAAGTTTAATTTTTGAAATATTTTCAAAATAGTATTTAGCAATATATTTTCTCGCTGTTTTTGTTCTTCTTGATTTCATTACCCGTGAGATATTTTTTATGTTTTTTATTTTTTTGCAGTCAGCTTTGTTTGTTGATTTTTCAAACAAGAGGCAATAGAGAATCGGAGCAAATTTTAACTCAAATTTTTCACTTAGCCCAATATAATATTCAGAAGCATCAACATTATTTAAGGTCACATATTCCTTTATATGTTTTTTCACTTTAGCTTCTAGTCGATTGTAAATCACAAGGTTGTTTTTTTTCTCTTTTATAAAACGATTTCGCAATTCAGTGTTTTTCAAAACAATAGCATATACAAGTTCTTCTACTTTCATGTCTAAAATCATACAATTAAGATTATTCTATATAACTTAACTAATTCTAAAATTAAACTTTTATAAAACTGAAAATAAACTATTTCTAAAATATAATAATACAAATTAATACCTATTTATAGGATAATAAATTCTTTTAGAAATTATCAAATGTATCACTTTTTATAGCACTATGTATCATTTTTTGTAACAAAATAAAAAAAACTACAAAGCACTTACATAAATAATATTTATTTTTATTGTAATAATCTACTCTAAAAAGCGATATAGATAAAAAAATAGGAAAAGTATCTTAAAACTTGTTTCATTTTAGCACCTTTGTTCTTTCTACTATTTTATACAAAAAACACCTTGTAATATCGTCATATAGGTACTTATAGCAGATATTTTATAAGAGCATGCCAATTAAGCGTGGGTTAAGACTTCTCTTAAGCAAAAAAATGAGTTTTCTTAAAAAAAACGCCCCGAATCTTAAGAATTGGAAAAAAGCATCAGATACCCATCAAAAATTTTAATGCTTTTTTCTTAAGAAAAGTACACTATTTTAAAAACTCAAACCTTAAACGAACAGACACTATAATATTGCCATTATGATTGATTATTTACATAGGCATAATTTATAAATAAGGAACTTAATTTTTCCCTATCCTTTTTACTAATTCTTTCTCATAATAGATAGACATCTCATCTCATTTTTTAATTCTATTCAAACCTCTCAAGAAGCTCTAAATTTTTATACTCTACCTTCTCATTTAAAAAATAGGTGATTGCTAATAGCGATGTTTACTATCAAATACTTTGTGTTATTGTTCTGGATTTATACTGAGATAAAAAATATTCGAACTTTTCAATTTCTCCTTCTTGTTCACTCCATCGCCTAACATTCTTAAAATCAATATCATTTTTTAATGCTACCAGTATAGCTTGCTCTAAAGATCTTTCATCATCCCAAAAGAAATATGCTGCCAAACGATCTTTTACACTATCTGTCGGAGTAATAAGTCTTAATACTCCATATTCAGTTTCTATTTCAGAAATCTCTTTTACAAGCTCTTGTCCTATTGCCAGAGGACTTGCAGGAAACTCTACTGTATATTGCATATCGGAATGACGAAAATGTTTTCCCTCTTTAACAAATCCTAATTCATTCATTTTCTTTTTGATTTCATTATGCTTAAAGATGCTTTGATCAATCAAGTCTATATCCATTGAAGTATATTCTCCAAAACTATAGATTTCTACACAAAACCCACCGGAGAGTGTCGTTTTGATATCAATATCCAATAGTTCTTGACAGATGTAAGAGGCAATCTCGATATTGCTCATCTTGCTAAAGTTCTGTTTCACTGCTATCTCCCTTAAGGATATATGGCTTGTTTTTTCTTCTTGGCGCAGTTCTGTTAAATTGTAAACTCTCTTTTAGTTCATCAGGATATGCTTCTAATGCTTTTTTTAAAAGGGTTTTTAATTCTGGTAAAAAATAGTATCTTGGATTAAATTTATAGAGTCTGGATCTTCCTACTTGAAATCCAATTAACACTCCGCCCTCTTCTAGTGCATCTAGTTGTTTGCCTATCTGCGAAGGATTTAAATTGAAAAATCTTGCTATCTTGCTTGCATACCCTTCATTTTTTGATAAAAGGTATTGTAGTACTAGCTCTTTATCTTTTGAGCCTAATAGAACTTTTAGCATACAAACTCCTTTATAGTTTTTATTAACTATATTATAGTTTATATTAACTATTTTGTCAAAAATATATAATTTAAAGAAGCAATATTAATGTGAGTTTTATTTTTCTGAGATAAATATCTATAAACAAAGAAGTTAATTTTCCTCTATTCTTTTTACCAATTCATTCTCACAATAGATAGACATTTCATATGGTACAAGACGAAATGCCACTGTTGCTCCATCTGCATTTTGAGCCGTAGTTCTGATTGTATATTCACCCGATGATTGCAATGCCCCACTTGCGTCAATAATCATATCTGTTGCAAATGGATCGTTGATCTCAGTATAGCCCTCTTCAACAAGATACGCTTTGAGTATCTCTTTTAATCTATCTAATTCTTTGTCTTTTATCATTCTGTTCTCCTTATGATGTTTTTAAACTATTTTCAACCATCCCAACATATTTGTTATTAGGATGCATTAGATCAAGTAACTTCTTCATGTTAAAACGATTTTTTTGAACATTGAAGAGATCAAGTAATTTTTGATCTTTTTTTAATCTGTTTCTTATAAATCCTAAAAATGATGTTTTTTGTGCAGCGGGAAGAAGATGGTAGATCAATGCAAAAAGCTCAATGCTTTGAATAGTCATGTTATAAGGGGTTGTCTTTTTTGCAGAGAAATAAAATTCCAAGAGTTGTTTATCATCACTGTTTTTAGCCAAACTCATAGTGAACTCTCTCAAATCTTTACCGGAGAGCTGCTGTATCTGTGCAATGAAAGGATTTCTAACTATTTGGTTCGTCTCTTGCAGACCGGAAGTCCCTATTCTTCTTTGAATAACATCATCTGGATTGCTTAAATTATGAATGATCTTTTTAACGAGAGCCAGATAATATTCCTGAGACTTTGGAGTTTGAAATTTTACTTTGTCTACTTTTACTGCATAGTTGTTATAGATAAATTTATAAAATCTCTCTTTACTCTTTTTACCCCTTAGTATATTGTATATATCACTATAGAAATCCAAACTATGGGAATCTACTAAGACCGATGCATATTTTTGATTGTCTCTGTAGGCCTTTAGTATCCTATATTCATTCTCATTGGCAATAGTAAAAAAGGCTCTGATGATTTTATGCTGCGAGTAATTTGTAAATCGCTGCAGAAGTTTATCCTTCGTTATAGATCGACGCAAATATTTTTTATGAATGATTTTTTCCTCTAAAAATCTTGCTTTTTTAGCAAGTGCATCTGCATCCTCTGTAAATCCTCGTTTGAGCCAGAGAAATTGATAGGAGTGGATCTTATCTTGAAGCCAAATCTTTAAAGAATCAAGCTTTAGCACTTTGTTATCATAAACAAATACAACATTGTTGTACTTATTTTTAATAGCAATTTGTACACTGAATAAAAGAGCGTAATACTCTGCTAGATATGAATTTTCTATATTAGATACCGAACAAGAATATCTTTGCCCGGTGAAAAGATCTATCACACCCAAGCCAGCACATTGTGTTTGATCACAATAGCTTGCATCAGAGATCATAAATACATTATCATTCATACAGCTCTCCTGTTCTTATTCATTCTATTCAAAACTCTCAAGGAGCTCTAAATCTTTATACTCTATCTTCTCATTTAAAAAATATGTGATTGCCAATAGATCTATTCCAAGCGAAACTACTTCTATCTCTCTGCGCGTATAGTGCTGGGGATACCCTTCTAAAATATCCAACATCTCAAGAATCGCTTCATCAATTCTATAGACCTCGCCTTTTACATTGTATCCATGACCTTCATTATCAATAAGATATGGGAAATACTCTTCGGTGTTGACCATAGGGTAGTTTTGTTTTGAGGCGGCATTGCAGATAAACTCTGCATCCGCTAAGAGGTGGTGATTATGAAACCCTTGTTTGAGAGTTCCATAAACAAACAGATACATCTTATTCTTCCTCCTCATCTTCAATATATTCCAACTCAAGCGCTTTTACATTGCCAATCGCATTACCGGCAATCCCCTTGATAGAACCATACATGCCAATGGTATTATCAAGAACTTTCTCTATCTGCTTTTCTCTCTCTTTCCACAGTCTAGCCATTGCCCTCTTCTCTTTATCAAGCTGAGACTGCATTGCACTAAAGCCTTCGGTAATCGCTTCGATATGCATGGCAAACTCATTACTTGTTAAATAGTTGTATAGCAGACTCATCTTGTCACTTTTTCCTTCTTGTGATAGCTTTGATAGTGCAAGCTGTATCAACTGTTGGCGAATAAGTGCGGTGCTTCCTTTAAACTCATCGAATGTACAGACCCATACACCTTCATAAAATCCCATTCTCTCAAGTTCTTTTGGCAATACTGTAGTTACTAATACTCCAAAGTCAGCGCCCTTCTCTCTCATATCAGCTTTGAACTTCTCGATCCAGCTCTTTTGAAAATCTTTTGTGCGTTTGGACTCATAGTAGATCTTTGCACAATTGCTCATGGTCTGTGTATTGATGATCTGCAGACAATCAGCTCCACGTTGTCCTTTTTTGATCTCCTCTATAGTATCGAGTGGATAGTGTGTTGCAAGATACTCCTCGATTGCAAGCTCTTGTACTTCACCTTGGGTTTGCATACTTCCCTGCTGTGCCTTTTGTTGAGCGACACTGAGCTGCTCTTGTAATTGACGCATCTTCTCATCGGCCTCTTTGAGTTTGAGTTCGTTTTGAGAGGTGAGTTCCTGGACTGTTTTTTGTTTCTCGGCAGCGAGTTTTTCATAGAACTCTATTTGAGCTTTTGATCTGACCTCTGCTGCTATCTCCTCTTTTTCCATCTTGAGTTTTGCGATCTCGGCTTTGGATGCTTCGAGTTCCTGTATCTGTTTGGACTTTTGGCTCAAAGCGGACTCTAACTCCTCAATACGCGAAGCACTCTCTTTTTCAAGGGATTGTTTGATCTGGGTTTCCAACTCTTTTTTACTTTGCTGCAGGGCTTCTTGTAATTTTTGATCCTGTTGGCTCTGTAGAGTAAGGAGTTCTTTGTTCTTCTTTTCGATCTCCTGTTTGAGTATCCCCTCCTCTTGCTCTTTTATCTCCAGTAGCTCTTTAGAGATAGAGTCACGCATCGCTTTTTCTCTGGCTTTGAGCTGCAGCTGTAGTGATTCTTGCAACTTTTCATCGAATTGTTCCTGCTCTTTTTTCAGTTGCAGCTCTTTTGCAGCGAGATCGACCTGTGCTTTTTTATAGGCCTCTCTCTTTTGCTGCATATCTTGATTGAACTTTTTTTCATACTCTGAATAGATCGCCTCTTCCAATTTGATCTCTGTGCCACAGTTTGGGCACTGAATGGTTGTTTGCGTACTCATTTTATAGCTCCTTTGCGCTTAGTATATATTTTTTTCAATTGAAACTCCTGTTTCTTTTCAAATTGCAATATTTTCATCTTGATCTCTTATTTTATGCTCTATATATTGATAATAGTATGCAGCAGAATCCACTTTTTTTAAAGCGGGAAGTTCTGCTGCGATCACTATTAAATGACTTCGTTTTTATACTGACCTATTTATAAAATTCAGAGCAATTTACACTGATTGGATTTGAGGAGTCTTACTTTGTAAGGTTCCAGTTTTCCCTCTTCATAACGTTTTATATTATAGCCCACCCACTTTCTCAATGGTTCTGAAAGTCGCTTATTCTCAGCTATGTAAACAAGCACTTCTTTATATCGTTCTCTCCATTCGTCTATAAACTTTATTCTTTTACAATTTGGACAGCCTCCGTTATTTGTATAGATATTTCCTACCAGTGTATACCAGCTGTGTTTACACCTGTTACACTTCACATAGCTTTTATTATTACGCAGCTCAGGATCTTTTGGATCCAATGAATATCTTCCATTGCTTTTTTCATCAAGTGTTTTAGCTCTTTTTTCAAAACTCTCTTTTATCTTTTCCTCTTTCCTACATTGAGGACACGGATTTTTATTGCTCTTTACAAAGTAGAGTGTGTCATTAAATGTATGCCCGCATACTCTATGTCTGAAGGTATGTTTTCTGTCAACACCTGTATAGAAATTATCTA is from Sulfurimonas paralvinellae and encodes:
- a CDS encoding AAA family ATPase encodes the protein MLFPYGKVVTNESFYDRHEIRNTIHQLLKGTQSFTLKAPRRYGKTSLIKQTLLDINQEYFYVDFRKIPRLELFNTQLMEYIYSQMGLRGAIKQIQENIITFLKKHRSTVKVDVTLFEASVELFASDKNEEDKLIMILELLGKLSKELHHPLYIVFDEFQDAVNMSNEIDIYEVMRAEIQHHENICYIFAGSNTTMMTTIFETKSAPFYNFSRKITLAPFDKDELSKEVSQAFKSRRIIFENDVLLDHLIDRCGGHPANTMLVLQMIEFKMLEEDIKTITKAIIDQCYQAAQEEMHDLVMEYLKEIRMKEHLHDVLFRMANHQKQVLDSSSLQQKRKYLVDMGHLRHLRRGEYEIIDNFLRDELINENLQIT
- a CDS encoding WGR domain-containing protein gives rise to the protein MRSKSFLSSNTTTFLYREVNGKVRYYKIKTYLTLFGEYLLIREWGGIDNKNATGQKQSYFSSLSDLKNTLNKTVHLKSQRGYSQTLNQTIS
- a CDS encoding gamma-glutamylcyclotransferase family protein yields the protein MYLFVYGTLKQGFHNHHLLADAEFICNAASKQNYPMVNTEEYFPYLIDNEGHGYNVKGEVYRIDEAILEMLDILEGYPQHYTRREIEVVSLGIDLLAITYFLNEKIEYKDLELLESFE
- a CDS encoding winged helix-turn-helix domain-containing protein, whose product is MLKVLLGSKDKELVLQYLLSKNEGYASKIARFFNLNPSQIGKQLDALEEGGVLIGFQVGRSRLYKFNPRYYFLPELKTLLKKALEAYPDELKESLQFNRTAPRRKNKPYILKGDSSETEL
- a CDS encoding DUF2130 domain-containing protein, translated to MSTQTTIQCPNCGTEIKLEEAIYSEYEKKFNQDMQQKREAYKKAQVDLAAKELQLKKEQEQFDEKLQESLQLQLKAREKAMRDSISKELLEIKEQEEGILKQEIEKKNKELLTLQSQQDQKLQEALQQSKKELETQIKQSLEKESASRIEELESALSQKSKQIQELEASKAEIAKLKMEKEEIAAEVRSKAQIEFYEKLAAEKQKTVQELTSQNELKLKEADEKMRQLQEQLSVAQQKAQQGSMQTQGEVQELAIEEYLATHYPLDTIEEIKKGQRGADCLQIINTQTMSNCAKIYYESKRTKDFQKSWIEKFKADMREKGADFGVLVTTVLPKELERMGFYEGVWVCTFDEFKGSTALIRQQLIQLALSKLSQEGKSDKMSLLYNYLTSNEFAMHIEAITEGFSAMQSQLDKEKRAMARLWKEREKQIEKVLDNTIGMYGSIKGIAGNAIGNVKALELEYIEDEEEE
- a CDS encoding reverse transcriptase-like protein, which produces MNDNVFMISDASYCDQTQCAGLGVIDLFTGQRYSCSVSNIENSYLAEYYALLFSVQIAIKNKYNNVVFVYDNKVLKLDSLKIWLQDKIHSYQFLWLKRGFTEDADALAKKARFLEEKIIHKKYLRRSITKDKLLQRFTNYSQHKIIRAFFTIANENEYRILKAYRDNQKYASVLVDSHSLDFYSDIYNILRGKKSKERFYKFIYNNYAVKVDKVKFQTPKSQEYYLALVKKIIHNLSNPDDVIQRRIGTSGLQETNQIVRNPFIAQIQQLSGKDLREFTMSLAKNSDDKQLLEFYFSAKKTTPYNMTIQSIELFALIYHLLPAAQKTSFLGFIRNRLKKDQKLLDLFNVQKNRFNMKKLLDLMHPNNKYVGMVENSLKTS